A portion of the Phacochoerus africanus isolate WHEZ1 chromosome 5, ROS_Pafr_v1, whole genome shotgun sequence genome contains these proteins:
- the STARD7 gene encoding stAR-related lipid transfer protein 7, mitochondrial isoform X1 translates to MFPRRPPAGLAAWLVGAAAAGRAGARGGGLLSLLANQCSFVTGLRVRRAQQIAQLYGRLYSESSRRVLLGRLWRRLRGRPGHASALMAALAGVFVWDEERIQEEELQRSIDEMKRLEEMSMFQTSGVERPPPEPKSQTEGNEDSGGKEQPWEMVMDKKHFKLWRRPITGTHLYQYRVFGTYTDVTPRQFFNVQLDTEYRKKWDALVIKLEVIERDVVSGSEVLHWVTHFPYPMYSRDYVYVRRYSVDQENNVMVLVSRAVEHPSVPESPEFVRVRSYESQMVIRPHKSFDENGFDYLLTYSDNPQTVFPRYCVSWMVSSGMPDFLEKLHMATLKAKNMEIKVKDYISSKPMEVGSEAKATAPSSERKSEGSCGPARIEYA, encoded by the exons ATGTTTCCGAGGAGGCCGCCGGCCGGCCTGGCCGCCTGGCTGGTGGGCGCGGCGGCGGCCGGGCGcgcgggggcgcggggcgggggcctGCTCTCCCTGCTGGCCAATCAGTGCAGCTTCGTGACGGGCCTGCGCGTGCGGCGGGCGCAGCAGATCGCGCAGCTCTACGGCCGCCTGTACTCGGAGAGCTCGCGCCGCGTCCTTCTCGGCCGCCTCTGGCGCCGGCTGCGGGGGCGCCCGGGCCATGCCTCTGCCTTGATGGCGGCGCTCGCCGGCGTGTTCGTGTGGGACGAGGAGAGGATCCAGGAGGAGGAGTTGCAGAG aTCCATTGATGAGATGAAACGGTTGGAGGAAATGTCTATGTTTCAGACCTCTGGAGTTGAACGCCCCCCTCCGGAACCAAAATCCCaaacagaaggaaatgaagattCAGGAGGCAAAGAGCAACCATGGGAGATGGTGATGGATAAGAAACACTTCAAGCTGTGGCGGCGCCCCATTACAGGCACCCACCTTTACCAGTACAGAG TTTTTGGAACCTACACAGATGTGACACCCCGGCAGTTCTTCAATGTTCAG CTGGATACAGAGTATAGAAAAAAGTGGGACGCCCTGGTGATCAAGCTGGAAGTGATAGAGAGGGATGTGGTTAGTGGTTCTGAGGTCCTTCACTGGGTGACCCATTTTCCT TATCCAATGTACTCACGGGATTATGTGTATGTTCGGCGCTACAGCGTAGATCAAGAAAACAATGTGATGGTGTTGGTGTCACG gGCCGTGGAGCACCCTAGTGTGCCAGAGTCCCCAGAATTTGTAAGAGTCAGGTCGTATGAATCCCAAATGGTTATCCGTCCCCACAAGTCATTTGACGAG aatggctTTGACTACCTGCTGACATACAGTGACAATCCCCAGACTGTGTTTCCTCGCTACTGCGTTAGTTGGATGGTTTCCAGTG GCATGCCAGATTTCCTGGAGAAGCTGCACATGGCCACTCTGAAAGCCAAGAACATGGAGATCAAAGTGAAGGACTATATCTCGTCTAAGCCTATGGAAGTGGGGAGTGAAGCCAAGGCCACAGCCCCATCTTCCGAGCGGAAGAGTGAGGGTAGCTGCGGCCCTGCCCGGATCGAGTATGCTTGA
- the STARD7 gene encoding stAR-related lipid transfer protein 7, mitochondrial isoform X2 — protein sequence MTSGALSPRVLYPWSGRWTCPRKGRVKSIDEMKRLEEMSMFQTSGVERPPPEPKSQTEGNEDSGGKEQPWEMVMDKKHFKLWRRPITGTHLYQYRVFGTYTDVTPRQFFNVQLDTEYRKKWDALVIKLEVIERDVVSGSEVLHWVTHFPYPMYSRDYVYVRRYSVDQENNVMVLVSRAVEHPSVPESPEFVRVRSYESQMVIRPHKSFDENGFDYLLTYSDNPQTVFPRYCVSWMVSSGMPDFLEKLHMATLKAKNMEIKVKDYISSKPMEVGSEAKATAPSSERKSEGSCGPARIEYA from the exons aTCCATTGATGAGATGAAACGGTTGGAGGAAATGTCTATGTTTCAGACCTCTGGAGTTGAACGCCCCCCTCCGGAACCAAAATCCCaaacagaaggaaatgaagattCAGGAGGCAAAGAGCAACCATGGGAGATGGTGATGGATAAGAAACACTTCAAGCTGTGGCGGCGCCCCATTACAGGCACCCACCTTTACCAGTACAGAG TTTTTGGAACCTACACAGATGTGACACCCCGGCAGTTCTTCAATGTTCAG CTGGATACAGAGTATAGAAAAAAGTGGGACGCCCTGGTGATCAAGCTGGAAGTGATAGAGAGGGATGTGGTTAGTGGTTCTGAGGTCCTTCACTGGGTGACCCATTTTCCT TATCCAATGTACTCACGGGATTATGTGTATGTTCGGCGCTACAGCGTAGATCAAGAAAACAATGTGATGGTGTTGGTGTCACG gGCCGTGGAGCACCCTAGTGTGCCAGAGTCCCCAGAATTTGTAAGAGTCAGGTCGTATGAATCCCAAATGGTTATCCGTCCCCACAAGTCATTTGACGAG aatggctTTGACTACCTGCTGACATACAGTGACAATCCCCAGACTGTGTTTCCTCGCTACTGCGTTAGTTGGATGGTTTCCAGTG GCATGCCAGATTTCCTGGAGAAGCTGCACATGGCCACTCTGAAAGCCAAGAACATGGAGATCAAAGTGAAGGACTATATCTCGTCTAAGCCTATGGAAGTGGGGAGTGAAGCCAAGGCCACAGCCCCATCTTCCGAGCGGAAGAGTGAGGGTAGCTGCGGCCCTGCCCGGATCGAGTATGCTTGA